In Papaver somniferum cultivar HN1 chromosome 1, ASM357369v1, whole genome shotgun sequence, a genomic segment contains:
- the LOC113303531 gene encoding gibberellin-regulated protein 14-like — MGDHQRVPYQTPPSSPYLSPTFRSSDISPPKGGPPKSSQTDIRTHRTLSSSGPRVSSTKMGDPPKGSRYAVNRPLANPPTHHVEPTNVPPPSSHSAEPLSVQHLRSAAPTTMLPQKRVIPQSTASAKGLSPKGTAPKVDPSRNLPTKRKASDMSPPKKPSSSKPVGSDVALVIRSVLVGRKNVTFKHVDLEAFKVKYGLEAFDVNFYALMTILLMI, encoded by the coding sequence ATGGGTGATCATCAGCGGGTTCCGTACCAAACTCCACCATCAAGTCCTTATCTATCTCCTACATTTAGAAGTTCTGATATATCGCCGCCGAAGGGTGGTCCGCCTAAGTCTTCTCAAACAGACATTCGTACTCATAGGACTTTGTCATCGTCAGGTCCAAGGGTTTCGTCTACGAAGATGGGGGATCCACCGAAGGGTTCTCGATATGCGGTTAACCGCCCCTTAGCTAATCCTCCTACTCATCATGTTGAACCGACAAATGTGCCTCCTCCTTCTTCTCATAGTGCTGAACCACTAAGTGTACAGCATCTTCGTTCTGCTGCCCCAACTACGATGCTTCCCCAGAAGCGTGTGATTCCACAGTCTACCGCTTCAGCGAAAGGGTTGTCTCCTAAAGGTACTGCGCCGAAAGTAGACCCGTCGAGGAATCTTCCAACTAAGAGGAAGGCTTCGGATATGAGTCCTCCGAAGAAACCATCTTCGAGCAAACCCGTTGGTTCTGATGTTGCCCTAGTTATACGTAGCGTTTTAGTTGGTAGAAAAAATGTTACGTTTAAGCATGTGGACCTCGAAGCATTTAAGGTGAAGTATGGACTCGAAGCTTTTGACGTTAATTTTTATGCATTGATGACGATCTTACTTATGATATGA